Proteins from one Mucilaginibacter jinjuensis genomic window:
- a CDS encoding DEAD/DEAH box helicase, translating to MNNPFIELGIRHDIVNAISELGFEKPTPIQEASIPVLLSGSNDFVGLAQTGTGKTAAFGLPLLELIDFEENHPQALVLCPTRELCLQIASDLTKFAKNIPNAKVVAVYGGASIMDQLRSIKRGVQIVVATPGRMLDILGRKAIDFSDIRYVVLDEADEMLNMGFQDDIDEILSTTPEEKKTWLFSATMPNEVRRIAKKYMTDPHELTMGKQNTGNANIEHEYYIVRARDKYAAFKRIVDFNPDIFGIVFCRTKIETQEIAEALIKDGYNADSLHGDLSQQQRDKVMKRYRERSLQLLIATDVAARGIDVNDVTHVINYSLPDEIENYTHRSGRTARAGKTGVSIAIINSKELGKIRQIERVIGKAFVKAEVPNGFDVCEKQLFSLIHKVHNVTVNESQIEQYIPRIMDEFADLSKEDLIKRFASLEFNRFLDYYKNAPDLNAPEEARFRDRDGATGERFVRGNNGEFTRLFINLGSVDGFGRGEMLGYICNNTGIVGRTVGKIDVKGVYSFFEVANADKDTVMNAFKSIQYKGRDVRIEISGDDRQEGGRSGGGYQRREGGNGGGGFRGNRREGGNGGGGYQRREGGDRSNGGGFRDFSGKRREERSERRNRS from the coding sequence TCCCTGTACTATTGTCTGGCAGCAACGATTTTGTCGGATTAGCCCAAACGGGAACCGGAAAAACGGCTGCATTCGGACTGCCTCTATTAGAATTAATCGATTTCGAAGAAAATCATCCTCAGGCACTGGTACTTTGCCCAACACGCGAGTTGTGTTTGCAAATTGCAAGTGACTTAACAAAGTTTGCTAAAAACATACCCAACGCTAAAGTTGTGGCAGTGTATGGTGGCGCAAGCATTATGGATCAGCTTCGTAGTATTAAACGCGGTGTGCAAATTGTGGTAGCTACGCCTGGGCGTATGCTTGACATACTTGGCCGTAAAGCGATTGATTTCTCTGATATACGTTATGTTGTATTAGACGAAGCAGACGAGATGCTTAACATGGGGTTCCAGGATGATATCGACGAGATATTGTCAACTACTCCGGAAGAGAAAAAAACCTGGTTATTCTCTGCCACTATGCCTAACGAAGTTAGACGCATAGCTAAAAAATACATGACAGACCCGCATGAACTTACCATGGGTAAGCAAAACACCGGGAATGCCAACATTGAGCACGAGTACTATATTGTGCGTGCCCGCGACAAATACGCTGCTTTTAAACGTATTGTTGATTTTAACCCTGATATCTTCGGTATTGTATTTTGCCGTACCAAAATTGAGACTCAGGAAATTGCTGAAGCACTGATTAAAGATGGCTACAACGCCGATTCTTTACACGGTGACTTATCACAGCAACAACGCGATAAGGTAATGAAACGTTACCGCGAGCGTAGCTTACAACTGTTAATTGCAACAGACGTAGCTGCACGTGGTATTGATGTTAACGACGTTACACACGTTATTAACTACTCTTTACCTGATGAGATCGAAAACTACACCCACCGTAGCGGCCGTACAGCCCGTGCAGGTAAAACCGGTGTATCTATCGCTATCATCAACTCGAAAGAATTAGGTAAAATTCGCCAGATTGAAAGAGTTATTGGTAAAGCTTTTGTTAAAGCTGAAGTACCGAATGGCTTTGATGTTTGCGAAAAACAATTGTTCTCTTTAATTCACAAAGTACATAACGTAACTGTGAACGAAAGCCAGATTGAACAATACATCCCACGTATTATGGATGAGTTTGCCGACCTGAGCAAAGAAGATTTAATTAAACGTTTTGCATCTTTAGAGTTTAACCGCTTCTTAGATTATTACAAAAACGCTCCTGATTTGAACGCTCCTGAAGAGGCTCGTTTCAGAGACAGAGATGGTGCAACAGGCGAACGTTTTGTTCGTGGTAACAACGGTGAATTTACCAGGTTGTTTATCAACTTAGGTTCTGTTGATGGATTTGGCCGTGGCGAAATGCTGGGTTACATCTGCAACAACACCGGTATTGTTGGCCGTACAGTAGGTAAAATTGATGTTAAGGGTGTTTACTCTTTCTTCGAGGTTGCCAATGCTGATAAGGACACTGTAATGAACGCTTTCAAATCGATCCAATACAAAGGTCGTGATGTAAGGATAGAAATATCTGGCGACGACCGTCAGGAAGGTGGCCGTTCTGGTGGTGGTTACCAACGTCGCGAAGGCGGCAATGGTGGCGGCGGCTTCAGAGGCAACCGTCGCGAAGGCGGAAACGGTGGTGGTGGTTACCAACGCCGTGAAGGTGGCGACAGAAGTAACGGTGGTGGTTTCAGAGATTTCTCTGGCAAACGCCGCGAAGAACGTTCAGAACGCCGTAACCGTAGCTAA
- a CDS encoding NAD(P)H-dependent glycerol-3-phosphate dehydrogenase, with the protein MDTQNKIAIIGGGSWATANIKMLADNTAEKQIFWWMRNADAVAHLREFKHNPNYLSSIEIKLPKHHISTDIKHIIGEANFILLNVPAAFLKEALTDITAEDLKGKYIVSAIKGIVPDENQIIGEFLNQHYNIPFDHFLVLSGPCHAEEVALEKLSYLTIASGDPELAAHFAGLINTRYIQTIVSDDIYGTEWGAVLKNIYAVASGICHGIGYGDNFQAVLISNAIRELERFVDVVHPIDRDIKESAYLGDLLVTAYSQFSRNRTFGNMIGKGYTVTSAQLEMNMIAEGYYAVNCLHQVNKQYKVAMPICEAVYAILYKKKAPVPQMQHLAGQLS; encoded by the coding sequence ATGGATACCCAAAACAAAATAGCAATTATTGGTGGTGGCAGCTGGGCCACAGCAAACATCAAAATGCTGGCTGATAACACAGCCGAAAAACAGATTTTTTGGTGGATGCGCAATGCAGACGCCGTAGCACACTTACGCGAATTTAAACACAACCCTAATTACCTGAGCTCGATTGAAATTAAACTACCGAAGCATCATATATCCACCGACATCAAGCACATCATAGGCGAGGCTAACTTTATATTGCTTAATGTGCCTGCGGCCTTCTTAAAAGAAGCTTTAACAGACATTACCGCCGAAGACCTGAAAGGTAAATACATCGTATCGGCAATTAAAGGTATTGTGCCCGATGAAAACCAGATCATTGGTGAGTTTCTTAATCAACATTACAATATCCCCTTCGATCACTTTTTGGTGCTGAGTGGCCCATGCCATGCCGAAGAGGTAGCACTTGAGAAACTATCATACCTAACCATTGCCTCCGGCGACCCGGAACTGGCTGCGCATTTTGCCGGCTTAATTAACACACGTTATATCCAAACCATTGTATCAGATGATATTTATGGTACCGAATGGGGCGCAGTGCTTAAAAATATTTATGCAGTAGCCAGTGGTATTTGCCACGGTATAGGTTATGGCGATAATTTTCAGGCGGTATTAATTTCAAATGCCATCCGTGAGCTGGAACGTTTTGTTGATGTTGTGCATCCGATAGATCGCGATATTAAAGAGTCGGCTTACCTGGGCGATTTGTTGGTGACCGCTTACTCGCAGTTTAGCCGCAACCGTACTTTTGGTAATATGATAGGTAAAGGCTATACGGTAACCTCGGCCCAATTAGAAATGAATATGATTGCCGAGGGTTATTATGCAGTAAATTGCCTACACCAGGTGAATAAACAGTACAAAGTAGCTATGCCTATTTGTGAGGCTGTTTATGCTATTTTATACAAGAAAAAGGCACCTGTGCCGCAAATGCAACATTTGGCAGGACAATTGAGTTAG
- a CDS encoding efflux RND transporter periplasmic adaptor subunit encodes MGKTTKYVLITLGVLIVLFIVGKATGIIGKPDKTQVATEKAAARDINEVVSASGKIKPEVEVKISSEVSGEIVELPIKEGDIVKKGQLLCRVRPDILKSGYERAVASYNSQKASVGNASQMLAQAQANYANSESKYKRTKELYDNKVVTASEFDAAKAEYQGAKANIEALKQSVVGSQYGLAQSQASVKEAQDNLAKTSIYSPVDGVVSKLSVEKGERVVGTAQMTGTDIMTISDLSKMDVNVDVNENDINRVHLGDSSKIEIDAFNDKTFSGVVYEIGSSANVVGTNADQVTNFTVKVRINPESYKDLINKSVNGHSPFRPGLTATVDIQTNHTHALSVPIQSVTTREEKKDDGMKKKDDSDNSTDKKKIGAVTKEYVFIYKAGKVSQVAVTTGIQDDTNIQILTGLKEGDEVVSGPYSAISKTLKDKMDVEKVDKSKLFSSDNKQKDN; translated from the coding sequence ATGGGAAAGACTACAAAATACGTTTTAATTACTCTGGGAGTACTTATTGTATTATTCATTGTTGGTAAAGCAACAGGTATTATCGGTAAACCAGATAAAACGCAGGTTGCAACCGAAAAAGCTGCCGCCCGTGATATTAACGAGGTGGTATCGGCAAGCGGTAAGATTAAACCTGAGGTTGAGGTTAAGATCAGCTCTGAGGTTTCGGGCGAGATTGTGGAGTTGCCGATTAAAGAAGGCGATATTGTTAAAAAAGGCCAGCTGCTTTGCCGTGTTCGCCCGGACATTTTAAAATCTGGTTACGAGCGTGCAGTGGCATCATACAACAGCCAAAAAGCAAGTGTTGGTAATGCAAGCCAAATGCTGGCACAGGCACAGGCTAACTACGCCAACTCAGAATCTAAATATAAACGTACCAAAGAACTTTACGATAATAAAGTGGTAACTGCATCCGAGTTTGATGCTGCCAAGGCCGAATATCAAGGCGCCAAAGCAAACATCGAAGCTTTAAAACAAAGCGTAGTGGGTTCGCAATATGGCTTGGCACAGTCACAGGCTTCGGTAAAAGAAGCACAGGATAATCTGGCTAAAACCAGTATTTATTCGCCTGTTGATGGTGTGGTATCAAAACTATCTGTTGAAAAAGGCGAGCGCGTGGTAGGTACAGCGCAAATGACGGGTACCGACATTATGACCATATCTGACCTGAGCAAAATGGACGTGAACGTTGATGTGAACGAAAATGACATTAACCGTGTGCACCTGGGCGATTCATCAAAAATTGAGATCGATGCTTTTAACGATAAAACTTTCTCGGGTGTGGTTTATGAAATTGGTAGCTCGGCAAACGTTGTGGGCACCAACGCCGACCAGGTAACTAACTTTACCGTTAAGGTGCGGATCAACCCAGAATCTTATAAAGATCTGATCAACAAAAGTGTTAATGGTCACTCGCCATTCCGCCCGGGGCTAACCGCTACTGTGGATATTCAAACCAATCATACACATGCACTATCTGTTCCAATCCAATCGGTTACTACACGCGAAGAAAAGAAAGATGATGGTATGAAGAAAAAGGACGACAGTGATAACAGTACCGATAAGAAAAAGATAGGTGCCGTTACCAAAGAATATGTATTTATTTACAAAGCAGGCAAAGTATCACAGGTTGCGGTTACTACCGGCATTCAGGATGATACCAATATCCAGATCTTAACCGGCCTTAAAGAAGGCGATGAGGTAGTTTCAGGGCCGTACTCAGCGATCTCTAAAACGTTGAAAGACAAGATGGACGTAGAGAAAGTGGATAAATCGAAGCTATTTAGTTCGGATAATAAGCAGAAGGATAACTAA
- a CDS encoding TolC family protein yields MKHLFTIKNLKPIAAAILLFSGGSAMAQEKISLEKAIQNALDRNLQIKQSQFTEALANEDYKQAKYNMLPNVNASGQGSYNFGRSPNLTTYAYTNQTFYYVNGQAQASLILFQGRQLHEQIVSNKLMLEADKNSTAKVKNDLVLNVVTTFLSVLTNQDLVTAAKQQIDIAQLTLDRTGKSLKVGNSTMADLSQAKAQVATAELNLTNAQNAFESSILTLKQYMEMDPNTAIEIDRPDVSKIADLKTAYDANYVIKTALKINPDIKLAESQERTYAEQIKVARTSYYPTLSLFGSFGSNYSSISQNIIGGQTISQQIGVVQGTNQPVFAQVTAPIVANSYPFASQFGNNYNGSVGLNLQIPIFGKFQVRTTVRKAKLSYENAAVTTQLAKNTLTKTISQAVLDAQAADKKYQSALQTYLANKDAYNVVQQRYNVGLVNSLDYNTSLTNLNKSQFDMIAAQYESIFRSKVIDYYLGNPITL; encoded by the coding sequence ATGAAACACCTGTTTACTATAAAAAATTTAAAACCTATTGCCGCTGCAATCCTGCTGTTCTCGGGCGGTAGCGCAATGGCGCAAGAGAAAATCTCACTCGAGAAAGCCATCCAAAACGCGCTCGACCGTAACCTGCAAATTAAGCAATCGCAGTTTACAGAGGCTTTGGCTAACGAAGATTATAAACAGGCAAAATATAATATGTTGCCCAATGTAAATGCAAGCGGGCAGGGGTCGTACAATTTTGGTCGTAGCCCTAACTTAACTACGTATGCTTACACCAACCAAACATTTTACTATGTTAACGGCCAGGCACAGGCATCACTTATCTTGTTTCAGGGCAGGCAATTGCATGAGCAGATTGTATCCAATAAGCTTATGCTCGAAGCCGACAAAAACAGCACTGCCAAAGTAAAAAATGATTTGGTGCTTAATGTGGTAACCACCTTTTTATCGGTATTAACCAATCAGGATTTGGTTACGGCAGCTAAGCAGCAAATTGATATTGCCCAGTTAACATTAGACCGTACAGGTAAAAGCCTGAAGGTTGGAAATTCTACAATGGCCGATCTGTCGCAAGCTAAGGCACAGGTAGCTACTGCCGAGCTTAATTTAACCAATGCACAAAACGCGTTCGAGTCATCTATCCTTACACTGAAACAGTATATGGAAATGGATCCTAACACTGCCATTGAGATTGACAGGCCGGATGTTAGCAAAATTGCAGACTTAAAAACGGCTTATGATGCCAACTATGTAATTAAAACTGCGCTTAAAATAAACCCCGATATTAAACTTGCCGAAAGCCAGGAACGCACTTATGCTGAGCAGATAAAAGTTGCCAGAACCAGCTACTATCCTACACTGTCATTATTCGGTAGCTTTGGGTCTAACTACTCAAGTATCTCGCAAAACATTATAGGCGGGCAAACCATCAGCCAGCAAATTGGTGTGGTGCAGGGTACTAACCAGCCGGTTTTTGCGCAGGTTACCGCGCCTATAGTTGCAAACTCTTATCCATTTGCAAGTCAGTTTGGTAATAATTATAATGGTTCGGTTGGGCTTAATTTGCAGATTCCTATTTTCGGTAAGTTTCAAGTACGTACCACGGTTCGTAAAGCTAAGCTGAGTTATGAGAACGCTGCGGTTACTACTCAACTGGCAAAAAACACCTTGACGAAAACAATCAGTCAGGCGGTGCTGGATGCACAGGCTGCCGATAAAAAATACCAGTCGGCACTGCAAACTTATCTGGCTAATAAAGATGCTTATAATGTAGTGCAGCAACGCTATAATGTAGGTTTGGTAAACTCGCTGGATTATAATACGTCGTTAACAAACCTTAATAAATCGCAGTTTGATATGATTGCTGCGCAATACGAATCAATTTTTAGAAGCAAGGTAATTGATTATTATCTTGGTAACCCTATAACACTTTAA
- a CDS encoding polysaccharide deacetylase family protein has translation MYLVKTPWLLKQFYSGLLWNEDRDKRIIYLTFDDGPIPVVTPFVLKILKQYQAKATFFCIGDNIRKHPDVFEQVKADGHAIGNHTFHHLKGWKTEDNIYIKDMQACQELTQSNLFRPPYGRIKKSQAKTLQNLYPNLKIIMWDVLSGDFDMSLEPERCLKNVVKHTENGSIVVFHDSLKAFNRLEYVLPRAMEYWSKEGYQFKILL, from the coding sequence ATGTACCTGGTAAAAACACCCTGGCTGCTTAAGCAATTTTATTCCGGCTTATTGTGGAATGAAGATCGTGATAAGCGAATCATTTATTTAACGTTTGACGACGGCCCTATACCTGTTGTTACACCGTTTGTATTAAAAATTTTAAAACAGTACCAGGCCAAAGCCACTTTCTTTTGCATTGGCGATAATATACGCAAACATCCCGATGTTTTTGAGCAGGTAAAAGCAGATGGCCACGCCATTGGCAACCATACATTCCATCACCTTAAAGGCTGGAAGACAGAAGATAATATTTATATAAAAGATATGCAGGCTTGCCAGGAGTTAACGCAATCAAACCTCTTTCGCCCACCTTATGGACGGATTAAGAAATCGCAGGCAAAGACATTGCAAAACCTATATCCAAATTTAAAGATCATCATGTGGGATGTACTCAGCGGCGACTTCGATATGAGCTTGGAACCTGAGAGATGTTTGAAGAATGTGGTTAAGCATACGGAGAATGGATCAATCGTAGTGTTTCATGATAGCTTGAAAGCATTTAATAGGCTGGAATATGTATTGCCGAGGGCAATGGAGTATTGGAGTAAGGAAGGGTATCAATTCAAGATATTATTATAA
- the map gene encoding type I methionyl aminopeptidase, with product MSITSNEELSGMQQISDVVAQVLKAMREHCKPGMSTKELDDFGGALLEASGAKSAPKLTYNFPGYTCISTNHEAAHGVPSADKILKEGDLINIDVSAELNGFWADNGGSFVLGEDINNHTPLIEASKQILQSAISQIKGGVKIADIGLLIEKQAAKHGFKVIKNLAGHGVGRSLHEEPHEILNYRDPENKSRFRKNSIVAIETFIATHSTYANEGEDKWTLTGNKGGFVAQHEHTIMVTDGAPVILTKENGIY from the coding sequence ATGTCTATAACTTCAAACGAAGAACTTTCGGGGATGCAGCAAATAAGTGATGTGGTGGCGCAGGTACTTAAAGCCATGCGCGAGCATTGCAAACCGGGCATGAGCACTAAAGAGCTTGATGACTTTGGTGGCGCTTTACTGGAAGCCTCAGGTGCAAAATCGGCTCCAAAGCTTACTTATAACTTCCCGGGCTATACCTGTATATCTACAAATCATGAGGCTGCGCATGGCGTGCCTTCAGCAGATAAAATTTTGAAAGAAGGCGACCTCATCAACATTGATGTATCGGCAGAATTGAATGGCTTTTGGGCCGATAACGGAGGTTCTTTCGTTTTGGGCGAAGACATTAATAACCACACACCATTAATCGAAGCATCAAAGCAGATCTTACAATCGGCCATCAGCCAGATTAAAGGCGGCGTTAAAATAGCCGACATTGGCTTGTTGATTGAAAAACAAGCAGCCAAACATGGCTTTAAAGTAATTAAAAACCTGGCAGGCCATGGTGTAGGCCGTAGTTTGCATGAAGAACCACACGAAATATTGAATTACCGCGATCCGGAGAATAAAAGCCGTTTCCGCAAAAATTCGATTGTGGCTATCGAAACTTTTATTGCTACCCACTCTACCTATGCCAACGAAGGCGAAGACAAGTGGACCTTAACCGGCAACAAGGGCGGATTTGTAGCACAGCACGAGCATACCATTATGGTTACAGATGGTGCGCCTGTGATATTGACGAAAGAGAACGGAATATATTAA
- a CDS encoding aconitate hydratase encodes MAFDLDMIKKVYDRYSTRIDAARKATGKSLTLTEKILYAHLSEGDAKTAFARGVDYVDFAPDRVAMQDATAQMALLQFMQAGRPQVAVPSTVHCDHLIQAKIGADQDLSTAKDINKEVYDFLSSVSDKYGIGFWKPGAGIIHQVVLENYAFPGGMMIGTDSHTPNAGGLGMVAIGVGGADACDVMAGLPWELKFPKLIGVHLTGKLSGWTSAKDVILKVAGILTVKGGTGAIVEYFGEGARSLSATGKGTICNMGAEIGATTSIFGYDEKAEDYLRGTKRGEIADAANAIKEHLTGDADVYANPEQYFDQVIEINLSELEPHVNGPFTPDLAWPISKFAAAVKENNWPVKLEVGLIGSCTNSSYEDITRAASIAQQAIDKNLKAKAEYTVTPGSELVRYTVERDGYLNTFEQIGGVVLANACGPCIGQWSRHTDDPTRKNSIITSFNRNFAKRQDGNPNTHAFVASPEIVTVFAIVGDLSFNPLTDTVTNEAGEQVKFDEPVGIEMPIKGYAVEDAGYQAPAEDGSAVEVKVDPKSSRLQLLEPFAAWEGTDITGLKLLIKAKGKCTTDHISMAGPWLKFRGHLDNISNNMLIGAINYFNNSPDSVKNELTGEYGPVPATQRDYKAHGIGSIVVGDENYGEGSSREHAAMEPRHLGVRAILVKSFARIHETNLKKQGMLGITFADTADYDKILEDDTIDIVGLTEFAPGKQLTVVLHHKDGSTESFPVNHTYNAQQIEWFKAGGALNIIRRQMN; translated from the coding sequence ATGGCTTTTGATTTAGACATGATCAAAAAGGTTTACGACCGCTACAGCACGCGTATTGACGCTGCCCGTAAAGCGACCGGAAAATCTTTAACGCTTACAGAGAAAATTTTGTACGCTCACCTTTCTGAAGGTGATGCTAAAACTGCATTTGCACGTGGTGTTGACTACGTTGACTTTGCACCAGACCGTGTAGCGATGCAGGATGCTACTGCACAAATGGCTTTATTGCAGTTTATGCAAGCTGGCCGCCCGCAAGTGGCTGTGCCTTCTACTGTGCATTGCGATCACCTGATCCAGGCTAAAATTGGTGCTGATCAGGATCTTTCTACTGCAAAAGACATTAACAAAGAGGTATACGATTTCTTATCGTCTGTTTCTGATAAATATGGTATCGGCTTCTGGAAACCAGGTGCAGGTATTATCCACCAGGTAGTATTAGAGAACTACGCTTTCCCGGGTGGTATGATGATCGGTACTGATTCACACACACCTAATGCTGGTGGTTTGGGTATGGTTGCTATTGGCGTTGGTGGCGCTGATGCCTGCGACGTTATGGCCGGCTTACCTTGGGAGCTTAAATTCCCTAAACTGATTGGTGTACATTTAACCGGTAAACTTTCTGGCTGGACTTCTGCAAAAGACGTTATCCTTAAAGTGGCTGGTATCCTAACCGTAAAAGGTGGTACTGGTGCTATCGTTGAATACTTCGGCGAAGGCGCACGTTCATTATCTGCAACAGGTAAAGGTACTATCTGTAACATGGGTGCCGAGATTGGTGCAACAACTTCAATCTTCGGTTACGATGAAAAAGCAGAAGATTACCTGCGTGGTACTAAACGTGGCGAAATTGCTGATGCAGCAAACGCTATTAAAGAACACTTAACAGGTGATGCTGATGTTTACGCTAACCCAGAGCAATATTTTGATCAGGTTATCGAAATTAACCTGAGCGAACTGGAGCCACATGTAAACGGACCATTCACTCCGGATTTGGCTTGGCCTATCTCTAAATTTGCTGCCGCTGTTAAAGAAAACAATTGGCCGGTAAAATTAGAAGTTGGTTTAATTGGTTCTTGTACAAACTCATCTTACGAGGATATTACCCGTGCAGCATCTATCGCACAACAGGCTATCGATAAAAACTTAAAAGCTAAAGCAGAATACACTGTAACCCCAGGCTCTGAGCTTGTACGTTACACTGTAGAGCGCGATGGTTACTTAAATACATTTGAGCAAATTGGTGGTGTAGTATTGGCAAATGCCTGCGGTCCGTGTATCGGTCAGTGGTCACGCCATACTGATGATCCAACCCGCAAAAACTCTATCATCACATCGTTTAATCGTAACTTCGCTAAACGCCAGGATGGTAACCCTAACACCCACGCTTTCGTAGCATCTCCAGAGATCGTTACTGTATTTGCGATTGTGGGTGATTTAAGCTTTAACCCGTTAACTGATACTGTAACCAACGAAGCTGGTGAGCAGGTTAAGTTTGACGAACCGGTTGGTATTGAAATGCCTATTAAAGGTTATGCTGTTGAAGATGCAGGTTACCAGGCACCAGCCGAAGATGGTAGCGCAGTTGAAGTAAAAGTTGATCCAAAATCATCACGTTTACAATTGCTTGAGCCATTTGCAGCTTGGGAAGGTACAGACATTACCGGCTTAAAACTTTTGATTAAAGCTAAAGGTAAATGTACTACGGATCATATCTCTATGGCTGGCCCATGGTTGAAATTCCGTGGTCACCTGGATAACATTTCAAATAACATGCTGATCGGTGCGATCAACTATTTCAATAACAGCCCAGATTCAGTTAAAAACGAATTAACCGGTGAATACGGTCCTGTTCCGGCTACCCAACGCGATTACAAAGCGCACGGTATCGGTTCAATCGTAGTAGGCGACGAAAACTATGGCGAAGGTTCATCACGTGAGCACGCAGCTATGGAACCACGTCACTTAGGCGTTCGTGCTATCCTGGTAAAATCATTTGCCCGTATCCACGAAACCAACCTTAAAAAACAAGGTATGCTGGGTATCACATTTGCAGATACTGCCGATTATGATAAAATCCTTGAGGATGACACAATCGATATCGTTGGCTTAACTGAATTTGCCCCAGGCAAACAGTTAACCGTGGTATTACATCACAAAGATGGTTCAACAGAATCATTCCCTGTTAACCATACTTACAACGCTCAGCAAATTGAGTGGTTTAAAGCTGGTGGTGCATTAAACATCATCCGCAGACAGATGAACTAA
- a CDS encoding REP-associated tyrosine transposase, which yields MSHQYKVRNPNDIYFVTFTIVDWVDIFTRQPYKQLVIESLIYCQQHKKLEVHAYCLMTNHIHLLVSGDQPAKLADIIRDFKKHTSKQIIKLIEQENESRRNWLLFRFAYNGKYIQRIQDYKVWQDGYHGIACDRIEILRQKLEYIHDNPVRAEIVAEQEHYLYSSASSYAGLPGLMDISILDLGVM from the coding sequence ATGTCGCACCAATACAAAGTTCGTAACCCCAATGATATTTACTTCGTAACTTTTACTATAGTTGATTGGGTTGATATATTTACACGACAACCTTATAAGCAACTCGTTATTGAATCCCTGATTTATTGTCAGCAGCATAAAAAATTAGAAGTACATGCTTACTGCTTAATGACAAATCATATTCACTTATTGGTATCAGGAGATCAACCCGCCAAGCTTGCGGATATTATTCGCGACTTTAAAAAGCATACCAGTAAGCAAATCATCAAATTAATTGAGCAGGAAAACGAAAGCCGCAGAAACTGGTTGCTTTTCCGGTTTGCTTATAACGGTAAATACATCCAGCGCATACAGGATTATAAAGTATGGCAGGATGGTTACCATGGTATTGCGTGTGACCGGATAGAAATACTTAGACAGAAGCTTGAATATATTCACGATAATCCGGTAAGGGCTGAAATTGTGGCCGAGCAGGAACATTATTTATATAGTTCGGCAAGCAGCTATGCAGGGTTACCGGGGTTAATGGATATATCCATCTTAGATTTAGGCGTGATGTAG